One genomic region from Mastacembelus armatus chromosome 21, fMasArm1.2, whole genome shotgun sequence encodes:
- the slc38a11 gene encoding putative sodium-coupled neutral amino acid transporter 11: protein MDQQLNNEEGITLVAPQKGAGERRSSMISASFNFINSIIGSGIIGLPYALNQAGLPLGLLLLIAVGLITDYSIILLIKGGNLSGTNSYQSLVQSTFGFPGFLVISGLQFLYPFIAMISYNITTGDTLTKVFQRIPGVGPDHILAERHFVIFLSTLAFTLPLSLYRNIEKLGKVSFLSMVLTLTILIIVIIRAATLETQILPTETAWAFAKWNAIQAVGVMSFAFICHHNSFLIYGSLEQPTLANWSRVTHVSVGSALIISAAFAVAGYTSFTGYTQGDIFENYCRNDNLATFGRFCFGLSIITTFPLECFVTRELSANVICSRDLSKAEHVAITLLIVAVCTSLSLAYDCLGVVLELNGVLSATPLIFILPSACFLKLSSGPLFQVENLIPTLLIITGLFVIITGLTMTGLYPQDCSHGAEMFYCADANVTATAPPV, encoded by the exons ATGGATCAGCAG CTAAACAACGAAGAAGGGATCACACTAGTTGCTCCACAAAAAGGTGCTGGAGAGCGAAGAAGTTCAATGATATCTGCAAGTTTTAACTTCATCAATTCCATCATAGGATCTGGAAtaatag gcCTACCATATGCACTGAACCAGGCCGGACTCCCCTTGGGCCTCTTGCTTTTGATAGCTGTTGGCCTCATCACAG ACTACTCAATCATCTTATTAATTAAAGGAGGCAACTTATCAGGGACAAACAGTTACCAGTCACTGGTGCAAAGCACATTTGGCTTCCCTGGATTTCTGGTTATATCTGGACTGCAATTCCTGTATCCTTTCATTG CTATGATTAGCTACAACATCACAACTGGTGACACACTGACCAAAGTATTTCAGAGAATACCAGGAG TTGGTCCAGATCACATACTTGCAGAACGTCACTTTGTTATCTTTCTGTCCACCCTTGCGTTCACGCTGCCTCTCTCACTTTATCGAAACATAGAGAAGCTTGGGAAG GTCTCCTTCCTGTCAATGGTGCTGACACTTACCATCCTCATCATCGTAATCATCAGAGCAGCTACCCTTGAAACTCAAAT ACTCCCTACAGAGACTGCATGGGCATTTGCAAAGTGGAATGCAATTCAGGCAGTTGGCGTAATGTCTTTTG CCTTCATATGCCACCACAATAGCTTTCTTATCTATGGTTCCCTGGAGCAGCCTACACTAGCAAACTGGTCTCGAGTCACCCATGTCTCAGTTGGCTCTGCATTAATAATCAGTGCTGCATTTGCTGTTGCTGGCTATACCAGCTTCACCGGTTACACACAAG GAGACATATTTGAGAACTACTGCAGAAATGATAACCTGGCAACATTTGGTCGCTTCTGTTTTGGCCTGAGCATAATAACCACATTTCCACTGGAGTGTTTTGTTACACGAGAGTTAAGTG CCAATGTCATATGCAGCCGGGATCTTTCAAAAGCTGAACATGTGGCCATAACACTGCTCATAGTTGCAGTCTGCACATCATTATCCTTGGCCTATGACTGCCTGGGGGTTGTTTTGGAGCTGAAT GGTGTTCTGAGCGCCACGCCTCTGATTTTCATCCTCCCATCAGCGTGCTTCCTCAAACTTTCCTCCGGCCCCCTGTTCCAGGTTGAGAACCTGATACCCACCCTTTTGATAATAACTGGCTTGTTTGTCATAATCACCGGTTTGACCATGACCGGCCTCTACCCTCAGGACTGTTCACACGGTGCGGAGATGTTCTACTGTGCAGACGCCAATGTCACTGCCACTGCACCGCCTGTATAA